The Pseudomonas viciae genomic interval GCCGTCGGCATCCTTGTTTTTGCCAAAGCCCGTGGAGAGCATGGGTTTGGAGTATGAGCGGCCGTCATCGGCGCTGATCAGCAGCAACGGGGTTTCGCTGTCGAGTTTGCGAAACTCCCGGGCCAGGTTGTAACCGGCCAGCCCGGTACCGACGATGACGACAGGTGCGCTCATGTTGCTCTCCATGTGGTGCTCTCCATGCAGGTGGGAAACGATCAGTTGATTTCGATCATCTCAAAATCCATTTTGCCGACGCCGCAGTCCGGGCAGAGCCAGTCTTCCGGGACGTCTTGCCAAAGGGTGCCGGGGGCGATGCCATCATCCGGCCAACCATCGGCTTCGTTGTAGATCAGGCCGCAGACGACACATTGCCACTTCTTCATTCAGGTACTTCCTCAGGGGTCAGGCGTTTGCCGGTATGCTCGGGTCGCTCAAGGCGCTTTCCGGCTCAGGGCGTTTTGTACTGATCGGTCGCCGCAGATGCAAGCATGATCGCGCGCGCCAGCGGCCAGGGCCGTTAAAATCGACGACCGACATGGTAAGCTCGCGGCCTCATTTGCTGCCAATCAAGACCTCTGTGCCGCATACAAATTCGATATTTCCTACACTCCAATGGTTGCCCCAGCCCCTGCTGTCGCCCCGCCCCGACGCCTGTGTGCTCGACTGGCTGTTCGACGAAGGCTCGTTGACCCGACGCCTGACGCGCCTGTCGGACGAGCGCTTCAGCGTGACGCCGTTGTTCGAAGGCTGGCAGCCATTGCGCGCCGACGAGTGCGCGGCACTGGATCTGGCCGAAGGCAGCGAGGGCTGGGTACGCGAAGTGTATTTGCGCGGCCACGGCCAGCCTTGGGTGTTCGCCCGCAGTGTGGCGGCGCGCAGCGCGTTGCAGGGCGATGGGCTGCAGATGGATGAGCTGGGCAGCCGTTCCCTGGGGGAGTTGCTGTTTTGTGACCAGGCGTTCCAGCGCCGGGCCATCGAGGTTTGCCATTACCCCGAGGCCTGGTTGCCGGTTGAGGCTCGCGCCGCGCAGCTATGGGGCCGCCGTTCGCGTTTCGATCGCGGTGCGTTGAGCGTGTTGGTGGCGGAAGTCTTCCTGCCGCGCCTGTGGACCGTCGCCCGCGCCTATTCGGAGAATTGCTGATGTACGTGCAACTGCTCAAATCCTTGAACCGCCTGAACCCGCGGGCCTGGGACTTCGTGCAACTGACCCGCATGGACAAGCCCATCGGCATTTATCTACTGCTGTGGCCGACCCTGTGGGCGTTGTGGATTGCCGGTGAAGGTTCACCGTCTGTCGCCAACATCGTGATTTTCGTCCTGGGCGTGGTGCTGACCCGCGCCGGCGGTTGTGTGATCAACGACTGGGCCGATCGCAAGGTGGACGGCCACGTCAAACGCACTGAACAGCGCCCGCTGGTGAGCGGCAAGATCAGCTCGAAAGAGGCGCTGGTGTTCTTTGCGGTGCTGATGAGCGTAAGTTTCCTGCTGGTGCTGTGCACCAATGCGCCAACTATTTTGCTGTCTCTCGGTGGACTGGCGCTGGCGTTCAGTTACCCGTTCATGAAGCGCTACACCTACTACCCGCAAGTGGTGCTGGGCGCGGCGTTTTCCTGGGGCATGCCGATGGCGTTCACCGCCGAGACCGGCCATTTACCGGCGGCCGCGTGGCTGCTGTACATCGCCAACCTGCTGTGGACGGTAGGCTACGACACTTATTACGCGATGACCGACCGGGACGATGACTTGCGGATCGGCGTGAAGTCCACGGCGATCCTGTTTGGCGATGCCGACCGGGTGATCATCCTGACGCTGCAAGGCCTGGCACTGGGCTGCCTGTTGCTGGCCGGGTCGAAGTTCCAACTGGGTGGCTGGTTCCACCTGGGGCTGGTGGCCGCTGCCGCGTGCTTCGCCTGGGAGTTCTGGTACACCCGTGGCAGGGACCGGATGCGCTGCTTCCAGGCGTTTTTGCACAACCATTGGGCCGGGTTGGCGATTTTCGTGGGGATTGTGCTGGATTATGCGTTGCGGTGAGGCCACCGGTCTCCAGGCTGTTACCTTGTGGCGAGGGGATTTATCCCCGTTTGCTGTGGGAGCAAAGCTGGCTCGCGAAACAGGCGCCTCGATCTCTGAAAGACCGCAGCGCCTTCATCGCGAGCAAGCTTTGCTCCCACATAAATCCCCTCGCCACAGAGGATCTGTCGCTTAACTTGGTGAAAACCTGTTAATCAGGCTTGGCGATCTTCCAGGCGCCGTCCATTTTCTCGTCGCCGGTCATGTCTCCCTCCTTCTTGTCCATGATGAAGGTGTACAGCGGCTTGCCATCGTAGGCCCACTGCTTCTTACCATCGTCACGGGTGATCACAGTCCATTTGCCTGAAGGCTTGGCCTCGCCTTCGACCATGAGCGGCGGCCAGTTCTGCGCGCATTTATCATTGCACACCGACCTGCCGTCTTTGTCGTTGGCAAACGTATACAGCGTCATGCCTTTGTGATCGGTGAACATGCCGCCTTTTTCCATCGCCGGCTCAGCCGCGAACACCAATGCCGGCAGCGCCAGCGCAGCGGTCACCGCCAGAACCTTGATGGTTTGGGTGAAGTAAGTCATGGAAACCTTCTTGTGTGGTTGTCAGGATTCGGACTGAAAAGCTTAGTCGAGGATCCTCTACACTGCCGGATACCGAAATATCTGTCACACGACTGCAATAATTCCGTTATCTAATGCGGCGCAAGACAGTTAAATGACAAGAGGATTACCCCATGGTTGGCAGGAGCATTCTGATCGTCGACGACGAGGCGCCCATCCGCGAGATGATTGCCGTCGCGTTGGAGATGGCCGGCTATGACTGCATGGAAGCAGAGAACTCTCAACAGGCCCACGCCATCATCGTCGACCGCAAGCCCGACCTGATTCTGCTGGACTGGATGCTGCCCGGCACGTCTGGCATTGAATTGGCGCGGCGCCTCAAGCGTGATGAGCTGACCGGTGATATTCCGATCATCATGCTCACCGCCAAAGGCGAAGAGGACAACAAGATCCAGGGCCTGGAAGTGGGCGCCGATGACTACATCACCAAGCCGTTTTCCCCACGGGAGCTGGTGGCGCGCCTGAAGGCCGTGCTGCGTCGTGCCGGGCCAACCGATGGCGAGGCGCCGATTGAAGTCGGTGGCCTGCTGCTGGACCCCATCAGCCACCGCGTGACCATCGACGGCAAACCCGCCGAGATGGGCCCGACCGAATACCGCCTGCTACAGTTTTTCATGACCCACCAGGAGCGCGCCTACACCCGCGGGCAACTGCTGGATCAGGTCTGGGGCGGTAACGTCTATGTCGAGGAACGCACGGTGGACGTGCACATCCGTCGCCTGCGCAAAGCCCTCGGCGATGCTTACGAGAATCTGGTACAAACGGTGCGCGGCACCGGTTATCGTTTTTCTACCAAGGCCTGATCCGAGCCCTTACCGCCCGACAAGCTGACAAGGACGCGCGTTCAATTGAATCAAAACTGGCATGGCACCCTGATTCGCCACATGTTGCTGCTGGTGACCGGCTGTCTGGTGATCGGCTTGATCAGCGGCTATTACGGTTGGAGCCTGGCCGCAGGCCTGGGGCTTTACCTGGCCTGGACCCTCAAGCAATTGCTGCGCCTGCATGAGTGGCTGCGCCTGCACCAACCCGACGAAGCCCCGCCCGACGGCTATGGCCTGTGGGGTGAGGTGTTCGACAGCATCTACCACCTGCAACGGCGCGACCAGCGCGTTCGCGGGCGCCTGCAAGCGGTGATCGACCGGGTCCAGGAATCCACTGCCGCGCTGAAAGACGCGGTGATCATGCTCGACAGCGACGGCAACCTGGAATGGTGGAACCGCGCCGCCGAGACCCTGCTGGGCCTCAAGACGCCACAGGACAGCGGTCAGCCGGTAACCAACCTGGTACGCCATCCGCGCTTCAAGGAATATTTCGAGCAAAGCAACTATGCCGAGCCGCTGGAAATTCCTTCGCCCACCAATGATCGGCTGCGAATCCAGCTGTACATCACCCGCTATGGCAACAACGAGCACTTGATGCTGGTGCGTGACGTGACGCGCATCCATCAGCTGGAACAGATGCGCAAAGACTTCATCGCCAACGTTTCCCATGAATTGCGCACGCCGTTGACGGTGATCTGCGGTTACCTGGAAACCCTGCTCGACAACGTCGAGGAGGTGAACCCGCGTTGGACCCGTGCCTTGCAGCAGATGCACCAGCAGAGCGGGCGCATGCAGACCCTGCTCAACGACTTGCTGCTGCTGGCGAAGCTGGAAGCCACCGACTACCCGTCGGACAACCAACCGGTGCCCATCGACGACCTGCTGCAAACCATCACTGAAGACGCGCAAGAACTGTCCGGCCCCAAACAGCAGCGCATCACACTGGAAGCCGACCCGGTCGTGCAGCTCAAAGGCAGCGAGGCCGAACTGCGCAGTGCGTTTTCCAACCTGGTGTTCAACGCGGTCAAGTACACGCCGGAGCAAGGCCAGATCCGCGTTCGCTGGTGGGGCGATGAGCAAGGCGCGCACTTGAGCGTGCAGGATTCAGGCATCGGCATCGACAGCAAACACCTGCCGCGCCTGACCGAACGCTTCTACCGGGTCGATTCCAGCCGCAACTCCAACACCGGCGGCACCGGGTTGGGCCTGGCGATCGTGAAGCACGTTTTGTTACGTCATCGCGGACGCATGGAAATCAGCAGCGTGCCAGGCCACGGCAGCACGTTTACCTGCCATTTCGCCCCGACGCAGGTGGTTCGCGTGCGTCTCGCCAGCCCTGCCGATTGATGCCGATCAGCACTCGCCACTAGGCAACCGCCGAGTCAGCCGCTACATTGGCTGACTTGTGCCTGCCTTTTCAGGTACTCATTTCTAACCCTTACGAATATACGGAACCCGCAAAACTCCATCATGGACCCTTCCCCTGGCTTGTCCCTCGCAACACTCTTCGCCGAATTCGGCATGATTCTTTTTGCTCTGATCCTGGTTTTGCTCAACGGTTTTTTCGTTGCGGCCGAATTCGCCATGGTCAAGCTGCGCTCGACCCGGGTCGAAGCCATTGCCGAAAAAAACGGCTGGCGCGGGCATATCCTGCGCACCGTCCACAGCCAGCTCGACGCTTACCTGTCGGCCTGCCAGTTGGGTATCACCCTGGCCTCCCTGGGCTTGGGCTGGGTCGGTGAGCCGGCGTTCGCCCACATCCTCGAGCCGCTGCTGGGCGCGGTTGGCGTCGAGTCGCCGGAAGTGATCAAGGGCGTATCGTTCTTCACCGCGTTCTTCATCATTTCGTACCTGCACATCGTGGTCGGTGAGCTGGCGCCCAAATCCTGGGCAATCCGCAAGCCCGAGCTGCTGTCGCTGTGGACCGCCGTGCCGCTGTACCTGTTCTATTGGGCCATGTACCCGGCGATCTACCTGCTCAACGCCAGCGCCAACGCCATTCTGCGCATCGCCGGCCAAGGCGAGCCCGGCCCACATCACGAACATCATTACAGCCGTGAAGAACTGAAGCTGATCCTGCACTCCAGCCGTGGCCAGGACCCCAGCGACCAGGGCATGCGCGTACTGGCCTCGGCCGTGGAGATGGGCGAGCTGGAAGTGGTGGACTGGGCCAACTCCCGGGAAGACCTGGTGACGCTGGAGTTCAACGCACCGCTAAAGGAAATCCTGGCGATGTTCCGTCGCCACAAGTTCAGCCGTTATCCGGTGTACGACAGCGAGCGCCAGGAGTTCGTCGGCCTGCTGCACATCAAGGACCTGCTGCTGGAACTGGCGGCCCTGGATCACATTCCCGAGTCGTTCAACCTGGCCGAGCTGACCCGACCGCTGGAGCGCGTATCGCGGCATATGCCGCTGTCGCAGTTGCTGGAGCAGTTCCGCAAGGGCGGTTCGCACTTCGCCGTGGTCGAGGAAGCCGACGGCAACATCATCGGCTACCTGACCATGGAAGACGTGCTGGAAGTGCTGGTGGGCGACATTCAGGACGAACACCGCAAGGCCGAACGCGGCATCCTGGCCTACCAGCCGGGCAAGCTGCTGGTACGCGGCGACACGCCGCTGTTCAAGGTTGAACGCTTGCTCGGGATCGATCTGGATCACATCGAGGCCGAAACCCTCGCCGGGTTGGTCTACGAAACCCTGAAGCGGGTGCCGGAAGAGGAAGAAGTACTGGAAGTCGAAGGCCTGCGGATCATCATCAAGAAGATGAAAGGGCCGAAGATTATCCTGGCGAAGGTGTTGATGCTCGATTGAGCGTCAACGCCAAGCCGAGTGCATGACTGAGTCTGTAGGAGCTGACGAGCGAAGCGGGGCTGCGATCTTTTCACTGCCAATTGAGTCTGGAGCGAAAGATCGCAGGCTTCGTCGCGGGCAAGCCTTGCTCCCACAGATAGAGCCCTCCACCACAAAAGCCCCTTCGCCACACCTCAGCGCTATTGCTTGCCCACCGCAAAGTTGGGCAACTCCCCCACCGGTTGATTGAACTGGTAGGGAATCGACACCAGCCCCAATCCGGTATTGCGCTGCACCACGAAATGCAGGTGCGGGCCCGAGCTGTTGCCGGTATTGCCCGACAACGCCAACGGCGAGCCCACCCCGACCCGCTGCCCTTCCCGCACGCTCACCGAGCCTTTTTGCAGGTGCAGGTAAACGCCCATGGTCCCGTCATCGTGCAGCACCCGCACGAAATTGCCCGAGGGATCATCCCCGCGGCCGGTCTGCGCATTTTCGGTTTTGATCACCACGCCGCCCCGCGCCGCGATGATCGGCGTGCCTTCGGGCATGGCGATGTCCATGGCGTAACGGTTTTTCGGCCCGTAGTGGCTGTACTGCCCGTTGGCACCCTGGCTCAGCCGGAACGGCCCTCCTTGCCACGGCAACGGATACCGATAGGCCTGTGCCGAGCCTGCAGGGTCGCCCAGGGAATATTCGAACCTTGGGGTATACACCAACGGCCTGCCAGGTTGCGTGGCCGTGAGCAGCGCCAGGCGCAGGTTGCTACGTGCCGGCAGCACCCGACGAATCGGCCGGCTCGGCGCCCCGCTGACGTTGCGCAACCCGGCGAAACTCAACTCGATCTCCACCGGCGCGTACAGGTCGTTGCGCACGAACACTGCATCCGCGCCCTTTTGCTTCTTGATGTCGAGAAAGACCTGTCGCTCCAGGCGTTCAACCATGCGGTCACGGAACACGAACACTTGGGCGCCCCTACTGGGACGGTCACTGTAGGACACCACGCCATTGGCGTCGGTGGATTTATAGATCGTCATGGCCATGGCCGAGGTGGAGGCCAAGACAAGACCGCAGGCGAACAACAGGGGCGCGAGCATGGGCAAAGGTTCTGTCGAAAAGTGAAGGCCTGCACAGCAGCCTAGCAGCTGGGATGGACCAGCGTAGTCGACGGATGTTTCAAAATTGGATCAACTATTGATGTTGAATCTTATGGCCCCTTCGCGAGCAAGCCCGCTCCCACATAGAATCTTCAGTGTTCACTGGATCGAGTGTGGGAGCGGGCTTGCTCGCGATGACGGACTGACAGACGCCGCCGAATCAGGCGCCCGGCACGAAGTGTTTCTGCGCCGTACCGCGAGCGATCAGGCGGGAGATGTAGTCGAGTTTCTGCGGGTCTTTGTCGACGAAGCGGAAAGTCAGTTGCAGCCATTCGCTGTCGGGCGTCTGCTCGTGGGCGACAATGGCGTGCAGGTAGCCGTTGAGGCGAGCGGTTTCGGCGTTGTCGCCCTGCTCCATGTCCAGCACCGCGCTTTCCAGCACTTGCGGCAGAGTGTCGGTGCGTTTGACCACCAGCAGCGCTTCCTTGAGGCTCAAGGCCTTGATCACGCATTGCTGGGTGCCGCTAGGCAGGCGCAACTGGCCCTGGCCACGGTTGGCGGCCGGAGCGGAGGCCGCCGGGGCCTTGACGGGCGGGCTGTTGAGCAAGCCACGGGCCGGGGCTGCTGCAGCTGCGGGAGCAGGCGCTGCAACGACGGCTGGCTTGGCAAAAGGGTTCGCCGCAGGCGCCGAAGCGACAGCGGCAACTGGCGCCTTGCCACCGGTCAGAGCGCTGAGGGAGTCATTGCCGAACGCCGAGTTCATTTTGGTCGGGGCGCTGTTCATCAACGTGTCGAGCTTGCCGACCTTGTGCAGCGCCTGCTTGACCTTGGTCAGCAACTGTTCGTTGGTAAACGGCTTGCTGACGTAGCCGGAAACGCCGGCCTGAATCGCCTGGACCACGTTTTCCTTGTCGCCGCGGCTGGTGACCATCACGAACGGCATACCCTTGAGGGTGTCCTGCTGGCGGCACCACGACAACAGTTCCAGGCCGGACATTTCCGGCATTTCCCAGTCGCACAGCACCAGGTCGAACGCCTCACGGGCCAGCATAGCCTGGGCTTTCTTGCCATTCACGGCATCTTCGATGCGGATGCCCGGGAAGTAGTTGCGCAGGCACTTCTTCACCAGGTCACGAATGAACGAAGCATCGTCCACGACCAACACACTGACCTTACTCATCCAGATACACCTCTAAAAAATCCCGGCAAGCATACCGCTTTTACTGATGGCACATTGCCAAAAACCTTCAGTCACGCCGGGACTCTTCGTTCGCGGGGTGCTGCTTTCAATTAAAAAGACCACAAAAAAAAGCCCGACCAGAAGGCCGGGCGCTTTTCTCGGGCAATCTTACTTATCGTCAGTTTCGCCAGGAACATTAGCAGTTTCGGACAGGGTGCCCTCAACTTCTTCTTTCATTCGCTTGAGCCCCAAATGCCGCACATCGGTGCCGCGCACCAGATAGATCACAAGTTCCGAGATGTTGCGTGCATGATCGCCGATACGCTCCAGGGAACGCAGCACCCAGATGATGCTCAGTACCCGGGAGATGGAGCGTGGGTCTTCCATCATGTAGGTCGCCAGCTCGCGCAGGGCGGTCTTGTATTCGCGGTCGATGATCTTGTCGTACTGGGCCACCGACAACGCCAGGTCGGCATCGAAGCGGGCAAAGGCGTCCAGCGCATCGCGGACCATGTTGCGCACCTGGTCGCCAATGTGGCGAACCTCGACATAACCGCGCGGCGCTTCGCCTTCTTCACACAACTGAATGGCACGGCGGGCGATCTTGGTGGCTTCGTCGCCGATCCGCTCAAGGTCGATGACCGACTTGGAAATGCTGATGATCAGGCGCAGGTCGGAAGCGGCCGGTTGACGACGGGCCAGGATGCGCAGGCACTCCTCGTCAATGTTGCGCTCCATCTGGTTGATCTGGTCGTCGATCTCGCGCACCTGCTGGGCCAGGCCCGAATCGGCCTCGATCAGCGCGGTCACCGCGTCGTTGACCTGCTTTTCCACCAGCCCGCCCATGGCCAGCAGGTGGCTGCGCACCTCCTCAAGCTCGGCGTTGAACTGGGCGGAAATGTGGTGAGTAAGGCCTTCCTTCGAAATCATCTTGTTCGCTCCGCGAAAGTTGCAAGCTTCAAGCTGCAAGCTTCAAGCAGTTAAATGTTGATCCTGATCGCACCGCCTCGGTCCTGCGGCTTGCAGCGACCTCGACTAGCCGTAACGACCGGTAATGTAGTCCTCGGTCTGCTTCTTGGCCGGATTGGTGAACAGGGTATCGGTGTCGCCGAATTCCACCAGTTTGCCCATGTACATGAACGCGGTGTAGTCCGAAACCCGCGCCGCCTGTTGCATGTTGTGGGTCACGATGACGATGGTGAACTTGGACTTGAGCTCGTAGATCAGCTCTTCGACTTTCAGCGTCGAGATCGGGTCCAAGGCCGAGCAAGGTTCGTCGAGCAGCAAGACTTCCGGCTCCACGGCGATGGTGCGGGCAATCACCAGACGCTGCTGCTGACCGCCGGACAAACCCAGCGCCGACTCATGCAGGCGGTCCTTGACCTCGTCCCACAACGCCGCGCCCTTGAGGGCCCACTCTACGGCTTCGTCGAGGATGCGCTTCTTGTTGATGCCCTGGATGCGCAAACCATAGACCACGTTCTCGTAGATGGTTTTCGGAAACGGGTTGGGCTTCTGGAACACCATGCCCACGCGACGACGCAGCTCGGCCACGTCTTCGCCCTTGCGGTAGATGTTGTTGCCGTAGAGGTTGATTTCACCCTCGACGCGGCAACCGTCCACCAGGTCGTTCATGCGGTTGAAGGTGCGCAGCAAGGTCGACTTGCCGCAGCCCGACGGACCGATGAACGCGGTGACGCGCTGTTTCGGGATGTTCAGGCTGACGTCATACAACGCCTGCTTCTGGCCGTAGAACAGGTTCAGGCCGGGCACTTCGATGGCGACGGTTTCCTGAGCCAGGTCCAGGCTCTGCTTGTCGCGGCCCAGGGCCGACATGTTGATGCCGCGTGCTTGTACTTCGTGTTGCATGGGAGGCTCCCTGTGCTAACAAATTCGGTTCGTTGGCCGCTGAGCGGCAATGCCATTCGGTGTACTTGTGGAAGCGGGCTTGCTCGCGAAAGCGGTGTGTCAGCTTGCATCTGTGCTGAATGTGCCGCCGTCTTCGCGAGCAAGCCCGCTCCCACATGGAAATCAGCTATCCAGTGCTTTGTACTTCTCGCGCAGGTGGTTACGGATCCACACCGCCGACAGGTTGAGCGTGGCGATCACCAGCACCAGCAACAGCGCCGTGGCGTACACCAGCGGGCGTGCCGCTTCGACGTTCGGGCTCTGGAAGCCCACGTCATAGATGTGGAAGCCCAAGTGCATGATCTTCTGGTCCAGGTGCAGGTACGGGTAGTTGCCGTCCAACGGCAGCGACGGGGCCAGTTTCACCACACCCACCAGCATCAGCGGCGCCACTTCACCCGCGGCGCGGGCCACGGCGAGGATCATGCCGGTCATCATCGCCGGGCTCGCCATGGGCAGGACGATTTTCCACAGCGTCTCGGCCTTGGTCGCGCCCAGGGCCAGGGAGCCTTCACGCACGGTACGCGGGATCCGCGCCAGGCCCTCTTCGGTGGCCACGATCACCACCGGCACCGCCAGCAGCGCCAGGGTCAACGAGGCCCAGAGCAGGCCTGGGGTACCAAATGTCGGCGCCGGCAGGGCTTCGGGGAAGAACAGACGGTCAACCGAGCCGCCCAGTACATAGACGAAGAAGCCCAGGCCGAACACGCCGTAAACGATGGCCGGCACCCCCGCCAGGTTATTCACCGCAATGCGGATCAGGCGAGTCATCGGCCCCTGGCGGGCGTATTCGCGCAGGTAAACCGCTGCCAGCACGCCGAATGGCGTCACGATCATCGCCATGATCAGGGTCATCATCACCGTGCCGAAAATCGCCGGGAAAATCCCGCCCTCAGTGTTGGCTTCACGTGGGTCGTCGCTGAGGAACTCCCAGACCTTACTGAAATAGAAGCCGATCTTGGCGAAGGTGCCCATACCGTTCGGCTGGTAGGCGTGCACCACTTTACCGATGTCGATTTCCACTTCTTTGCCGTTGGCATCGCGTGCGGTCAGGCTGTCACGATTGAACTGCGCATGCAGGTCGGCGAGGCGGACTTCAATGTCCTTGTAACGGGCAGTGTATTCAGCCCGTTCGCTTTCCAGGTCTGCTTGTGCGGCGGCATCGAGCTTGCCCGCCAACTCCAGTTTGCGGCCATGCAGACGGACGCGTTCCAGGCCGGCGTTGATCGCGCCGATGTCGACTTTTTCCAAGGTCTTGAGATCGGCGGCCAACTGGTTGACCCGTTGTATACGGGCCTGCAGTTGCGGCCAGGCAGCCTCGCCTTCGGCGATGACCTTGCCTTGCTCCTTGACGTTGACCAGGTAACCGTAGAAGTTGCCCCACTCACGTCGCTCCAGGGCCATCAGCTCTGGCGGGGTCGTCTGGTTGGTCAACCAGTCGCCAACGATCCAGGTGAAGTCGGTGCCGTTCAGGTCCCGGTTGCCGACCTTGATCAGCTCGCGGGTCATGAACTCGGGGCCTTCGTCCGGCACCGGCAGGCCGGCACTTTTCAGGCGTTCACGAGGCACTTCTTCTTTCTGCACCACTTCGCCGACCACCAAGTGCGCAGGCATGCCCGGCACGTTGTAGTTAGCGTGGATCAGGTCCGCCGGCCAGAAGTGGCCCAGACCGCGCACGGCAATCACCGCCAGCAGGCCAATGGTCATGATGACCGCGATGGACACCGCACCACCGCTGATCCAGACGCCGGGGGCGCCGCTCTTGAACCATCCTTTCAGGGAGTTCTGTTTCACAGACTTCTACCTTTCTTAAAGCGACGAATATTTCTTGCGCAGACGCTGACGGATCAGCTCGGCGAGGGTGTTCATGACGAAGGTGAACAACAGCAGCACCAGTGCCGACAGGAACAACACGCGGTAATGGCTGCCGCCGACTTCCGATTCCGGCATTTCCACCGCCACGTTGGCCGCCAGGGTGCGCAGACCTTCGAACAGGTTCATTTCCATGACCGGCGTATTACCGGTGGCCATCAGCACGATCATGGTCTCGCCGACCGCCCGGCCCATGCCGATCATCAGCGCCGAGAAGATGCCCGGGCTGGCGGTGAGGATCACCACGCGGGTCATGGTCTGCCACGGCGTGGCACCGAGGGCCAGTGAGCCCAGGGTCAGACCGCGCGGCACGCTGAACACAGCGTCTTCGGCAATGGAGTAGATGTTCGGGATAACCGCAAAGCCCATTGCCAGGCCAACCACCAGGGCGTTGCGCTGGTCGTAGGTGATGCCCAGGTCATGGGAAATCCACATGCGCATGTCGCCGCCGAAGAACCAGGCTTCCATGTACGGGCTCATGTACAGCGAGAGCCAGCCCACGAACAGGATCACCGGAATCAGCATCGCGCTTTCCCAGCCTTCCGGCACCTTCAGGCGGATCGACTCGGGCAGGCGGCTGAAGACAAAACCGGCCACCAGGATGCCAATCGGCAGCAGCATCAGCAGACTGAAGATGCCCGGCAGATGCCC includes:
- the phoU gene encoding phosphate signaling complex protein PhoU, whose translation is MISKEGLTHHISAQFNAELEEVRSHLLAMGGLVEKQVNDAVTALIEADSGLAQQVREIDDQINQMERNIDEECLRILARRQPAASDLRLIISISKSVIDLERIGDEATKIARRAIQLCEEGEAPRGYVEVRHIGDQVRNMVRDALDAFARFDADLALSVAQYDKIIDREYKTALRELATYMMEDPRSISRVLSIIWVLRSLERIGDHARNISELVIYLVRGTDVRHLGLKRMKEEVEGTLSETANVPGETDDK
- a CDS encoding rubredoxin, with the protein product MKKWQCVVCGLIYNEADGWPDDGIAPGTLWQDVPEDWLCPDCGVGKMDFEMIEIN
- the phoR gene encoding phosphate regulon sensor histidine kinase PhoR, producing the protein MLLLVTGCLVIGLISGYYGWSLAAGLGLYLAWTLKQLLRLHEWLRLHQPDEAPPDGYGLWGEVFDSIYHLQRRDQRVRGRLQAVIDRVQESTAALKDAVIMLDSDGNLEWWNRAAETLLGLKTPQDSGQPVTNLVRHPRFKEYFEQSNYAEPLEIPSPTNDRLRIQLYITRYGNNEHLMLVRDVTRIHQLEQMRKDFIANVSHELRTPLTVICGYLETLLDNVEEVNPRWTRALQQMHQQSGRMQTLLNDLLLLAKLEATDYPSDNQPVPIDDLLQTITEDAQELSGPKQQRITLEADPVVQLKGSEAELRSAFSNLVFNAVKYTPEQGQIRVRWWGDEQGAHLSVQDSGIGIDSKHLPRLTERFYRVDSSRNSNTGGTGLGLAIVKHVLLRHRGRMEISSVPGHGSTFTCHFAPTQVVRVRLASPAD
- the phoB gene encoding phosphate regulon transcriptional regulator PhoB — its product is MVGRSILIVDDEAPIREMIAVALEMAGYDCMEAENSQQAHAIIVDRKPDLILLDWMLPGTSGIELARRLKRDELTGDIPIIMLTAKGEEDNKIQGLEVGADDYITKPFSPRELVARLKAVLRRAGPTDGEAPIEVGGLLLDPISHRVTIDGKPAEMGPTEYRLLQFFMTHQERAYTRGQLLDQVWGGNVYVEERTVDVHIRRLRKALGDAYENLVQTVRGTGYRFSTKA
- a CDS encoding response regulator is translated as MSKVSVLVVDDASFIRDLVKKCLRNYFPGIRIEDAVNGKKAQAMLAREAFDLVLCDWEMPEMSGLELLSWCRQQDTLKGMPFVMVTSRGDKENVVQAIQAGVSGYVSKPFTNEQLLTKVKQALHKVGKLDTLMNSAPTKMNSAFGNDSLSALTGGKAPVAAVASAPAANPFAKPAVVAAPAPAAAAAPARGLLNSPPVKAPAASAPAANRGQGQLRLPSGTQQCVIKALSLKEALLVVKRTDTLPQVLESAVLDMEQGDNAETARLNGYLHAIVAHEQTPDSEWLQLTFRFVDKDPQKLDYISRLIARGTAQKHFVPGA
- a CDS encoding hemolysin family protein gives rise to the protein MDPSPGLSLATLFAEFGMILFALILVLLNGFFVAAEFAMVKLRSTRVEAIAEKNGWRGHILRTVHSQLDAYLSACQLGITLASLGLGWVGEPAFAHILEPLLGAVGVESPEVIKGVSFFTAFFIISYLHIVVGELAPKSWAIRKPELLSLWTAVPLYLFYWAMYPAIYLLNASANAILRIAGQGEPGPHHEHHYSREELKLILHSSRGQDPSDQGMRVLASAVEMGELEVVDWANSREDLVTLEFNAPLKEILAMFRRHKFSRYPVYDSERQEFVGLLHIKDLLLELAALDHIPESFNLAELTRPLERVSRHMPLSQLLEQFRKGGSHFAVVEEADGNIIGYLTMEDVLEVLVGDIQDEHRKAERGILAYQPGKLLVRGDTPLFKVERLLGIDLDHIEAETLAGLVYETLKRVPEEEEVLEVEGLRIIIKKMKGPKIILAKVLMLD
- a CDS encoding chorismate--pyruvate lyase family protein, which translates into the protein MPHTNSIFPTLQWLPQPLLSPRPDACVLDWLFDEGSLTRRLTRLSDERFSVTPLFEGWQPLRADECAALDLAEGSEGWVREVYLRGHGQPWVFARSVAARSALQGDGLQMDELGSRSLGELLFCDQAFQRRAIEVCHYPEAWLPVEARAAQLWGRRSRFDRGALSVLVAEVFLPRLWTVARAYSENC
- the ubiA gene encoding 4-hydroxybenzoate octaprenyltransferase, which gives rise to MYVQLLKSLNRLNPRAWDFVQLTRMDKPIGIYLLLWPTLWALWIAGEGSPSVANIVIFVLGVVLTRAGGCVINDWADRKVDGHVKRTEQRPLVSGKISSKEALVFFAVLMSVSFLLVLCTNAPTILLSLGGLALAFSYPFMKRYTYYPQVVLGAAFSWGMPMAFTAETGHLPAAAWLLYIANLLWTVGYDTYYAMTDRDDDLRIGVKSTAILFGDADRVIILTLQGLALGCLLLAGSKFQLGGWFHLGLVAAAACFAWEFWYTRGRDRMRCFQAFLHNHWAGLAIFVGIVLDYALR
- a CDS encoding peptidoglycan DD-metalloendopeptidase family protein — protein: MLAPLLFACGLVLASTSAMAMTIYKSTDANGVVSYSDRPSRGAQVFVFRDRMVERLERQVFLDIKKQKGADAVFVRNDLYAPVEIELSFAGLRNVSGAPSRPIRRVLPARSNLRLALLTATQPGRPLVYTPRFEYSLGDPAGSAQAYRYPLPWQGGPFRLSQGANGQYSHYGPKNRYAMDIAMPEGTPIIAARGGVVIKTENAQTGRGDDPSGNFVRVLHDDGTMGVYLHLQKGSVSVREGQRVGVGSPLALSGNTGNSSGPHLHFVVQRNTGLGLVSIPYQFNQPVGELPNFAVGKQ